CCGTCATCATGTAGCCGCTGCCGAACGGCGAGAAGCCGACGTAGCCGTGCGCCACTTCCAGCTTGCCGGCCTTTTCGAAGCAGAGCTGGCGGTAAAGGTTGTCCGGCGTATCCAGCCCGGGGATGCCGGCGGACAGGATGCCGGCCTTGATGAAGGCCTGCGAGGCGTGGGTGGCGCAGTTCCAGCCGACGATGTTGAACATGCCGGGCGAGGCCATCATGTCCGCCCAGGCCTTGTCGAACGCGGCCGCTTCGGCGGCGGACACCTGCACCAGCAGCACGGTGGAGACGGTGCCCGTGCCGCGTGCGGTCGCCGCGTTCACATAGTTGGCGCGCTTGCGCGACAGCGCGGCGAAGTCGTACACCGCGCCGGTCATGCCGACGCCGGAGGAGTTGGACGAATTGGCGCTCCAGCGGCTGGAGCCGCCGATGCCCGAGGAGGCGTTGCCGCTGCTGCCGATGTTGCCTTCGCCGAAGAAGCCGATCGGCGCGCCGTTGGACAGCACGCAGTCGGCGTGCTGGGCGAGCAGGCCGGGATCATGGGTGTGGGAGGTCTTGCCGCGCACGATGAGCGCGACCCGGTCGCCCGAAAAGACGATGTTGAGGGAAGTCATGACGGCTGCTGGATTCCGGGGTGTTCTGGGGAGAACGCCGGATGCCCAAGCCGGGCAATCCGTGCGAGCCGGCGACGCTACCCGGTCAGCATGGACTGGTCAACGCCGACCGAAGCGTTTCGAATAAGCATTTCACATCAGCCGCGAATCTTTACACGGAGGACGGCGGGCGCGGGCCTGCCAGGCGCGCATCGCAGTGCGCCACCGCCGCTTCCAGCGAGGCCAGCAGCGTGCATTGCGCCGCCAGGTCCGGCAGCGGTTCGAGCAGGTCGGGCACCAGCACCACCTCCATGCCGGCGGCAAGCGCCGCGCGGGCGCCGTTGTCGCTGTCCTCGAAGGCAAGGCAGGCCGTCGGCACCGCCTCCAGCCGCTGCGCGGCAAGCAGATAGACGTCCGGCGCGGGCTTGCCGCGGGTCACTTCGTCGCCGCAGGCGATGGCATCGAAGTAGCCGAGCAGGCCCGCCTGCCGCAAGCGCCGTTCGACCTTGTCGCGATAGCTGGAGGACGCCAGCCCGCAGCGCACGCCGCGCGCTTCCAGCCAGCCCAGCAGCGCGGCGGCGCCCGCCTTGGGTGGGTAGCCTTGCTGCGCATGGCGCGCGTCCAGCAGCGCCGCCACGCGCGCGGCGGCGTCACGGTAGATCTCGGTACCGAACACCTCACCCAGGATGGCGTGCACATCGGTCATGTTGCGGCCGATCACGCGGTGGTAGGTGGCCGCGTCCAGGCTGACGCCGATCTCGCGCCCGACCTCGATCCAGGCGTCCCGGATCGGCCGCTCCGAATCGAGCAGCAGCCCATCCATGTCGAAGATCACCGCCTGCAGCATCGTCCGCCTCGTCTCGTCAGTTTTCCGGATGCACCGCAACATACCGCGCCGCCGCGTGGGCGCCAATGTTCAGGCCACGCCGTGTTGCGCAAACCACGCCTGCATCCGTGCCCACCCGTCGGCGGCCTCGGCGGCGCGGTAGCTGGCGCGATAGTCGGCGTAGAAGGCGTGCGGCGCGTCCGGATAGACATGCACCGTGGAATCCCGCCCGCGCCCGTCGGGTGCCGCGGCCAGCGCGGCGCGCAGTTCATCGACGGCCGCGAGCGGAATCAGCGTATCCGCGCCGCCGTAGAGGCCGAGCACCGGCGCGTGCAGGTGCCCGGCGACATCGGCCGGGTGCTGCGGATTGCGCGCGGTGCGCTCGCCGGTCAGGCGGCCGTACCAGGCCACCGCGGCCTTCAGGCGCGGCTGGTGGGCGGCGTACAGCCAGGTGGCGCGCCCGCCCCAGCAGAAGCCGGTAATGCCCACCCGGCTCTCGTCGCCGCCGTGCGCCAGCGCCCAGTCCAGCGCGGCGTCGAGATCGGCCGCCACCCGGGCGTCATCCGCCTGGGCGACGAAGTCGCTGCGCAGCGCCTCCATGCTCGGCGCGCGCTTGGGGTCGCCGGAGCGGAAGAACAGTTCCGGCGCCACCGCCAGGTAGCCCAGCTTCGCCAGCCGGCGGGCGACGTCGCGGATGTGCTCATGCACGCCGAAGATCTCCTG
Above is a window of Azoarcus olearius DNA encoding:
- a CDS encoding HAD family hydrolase, with the translated sequence MLQAVIFDMDGLLLDSERPIRDAWIEVGREIGVSLDAATYHRVIGRNMTDVHAILGEVFGTEIYRDAAARVAALLDARHAQQGYPPKAGAAALLGWLEARGVRCGLASSSYRDKVERRLRQAGLLGYFDAIACGDEVTRGKPAPDVYLLAAQRLEAVPTACLAFEDSDNGARAALAAGMEVVLVPDLLEPLPDLAAQCTLLASLEAAVAHCDARLAGPRPPSSV
- a CDS encoding dienelactone hydrolase family protein gives rise to the protein MTRPDLAAFATAIQPDVADTVQRTDDAGLATGDIRIPVPGGELPAYHAAPATPGPHPVVLLVQEIFGVHEHIRDVARRLAKLGYLAVAPELFFRSGDPKRAPSMEALRSDFVAQADDARVAADLDAALDWALAHGGDESRVGITGFCWGGRATWLYAAHQPRLKAAVAWYGRLTGERTARNPQHPADVAGHLHAPVLGLYGGADTLIPLAAVDELRAALAAAPDGRGRDSTVHVYPDAPHAFYADYRASYRAAEAADGWARMQAWFAQHGVA